In Planctomycetota bacterium, the following proteins share a genomic window:
- a CDS encoding DegT/DnrJ/EryC1/StrS family aminotransferase yields the protein MSARKAIPNLVPLSNPDITQAEIDAVVQVMNSGTLSIGPKVEEFEEKCAAIAGRKFGIAVSSGTAGLHCCMVAAGVDAGDEVVSTPFSFVASANAALFVNAKPVFADIDPQSLNLDPRLAEKAMTDKTKAVVGVECFGHPGDMDELERVCRRNEVTLIEDCCEGFGGTLGDRPIGSFGRAGVFGFYPNKQITTGEGGMIVTDDDHFARLCRSLRNQGREGMGWLAHERLGYNYRLSEIAAAIGCVQCERLEEILEGRREAAAMYMDRLMDCPHLILPTLGEHEQASWFVFVVRLGDLFESGDRDDVIRRLRLRGIGCNNYFPPIHLQPYMMKQFGYKPGDFPVAERMSERTLALPFFSSMTKSQVDQACDVLLEVLDDVQLQRERLRP from the coding sequence ATGTCCGCTCGCAAAGCCATCCCAAATCTCGTCCCCCTGTCGAACCCCGATATCACCCAGGCCGAGATCGATGCCGTCGTCCAGGTCATGAACTCTGGCACGCTGTCGATCGGCCCAAAAGTCGAGGAGTTCGAGGAAAAGTGCGCCGCCATCGCCGGTCGCAAGTTCGGCATCGCCGTCTCGTCCGGAACGGCCGGCTTGCACTGCTGCATGGTCGCGGCGGGCGTGGACGCCGGCGACGAGGTCGTCTCGACGCCCTTCAGCTTCGTCGCCAGCGCGAACGCCGCCCTCTTCGTTAATGCCAAGCCCGTCTTTGCCGACATCGACCCGCAGTCGCTGAACCTCGACCCACGGCTCGCCGAGAAGGCGATGACCGACAAGACCAAGGCCGTCGTCGGTGTCGAGTGCTTCGGACACCCGGGCGACATGGACGAACTCGAACGCGTCTGCCGACGCAACGAGGTCACGCTCATCGAAGACTGCTGCGAAGGCTTCGGCGGAACGCTCGGCGATCGCCCGATCGGCAGCTTCGGCCGGGCCGGCGTCTTCGGCTTCTACCCGAACAAGCAGATCACCACCGGCGAGGGCGGGATGATCGTCACTGACGACGACCACTTCGCCCGCCTCTGCCGAAGCCTCCGCAACCAGGGCCGCGAGGGCATGGGCTGGCTGGCGCACGAGCGGCTCGGGTACAACTACCGCCTCTCCGAAATCGCCGCCGCCATCGGATGCGTGCAGTGCGAACGGCTCGAAGAAATCCTCGAAGGCCGGCGTGAAGCTGCGGCGATGTACATGGACCGGCTGATGGACTGCCCGCACCTGATCTTGCCGACCCTCGGCGAGCACGAGCAGGCCAGCTGGTTCGTCTTCGTCGTCCGGCTAGGCGACCTCTTCGAAAGCGGCGATCGCGACGACGTCATCCGCCGCCTTCGCCTCCGCGGCATCGGCTGCAACAACTACTTCCCGCCCATCCATCTCCAGCCGTACATGATGAAGCAGTTCGGCTACAAGCCGGGCGACTTCCCCGTCGCCGAACGCATGAGCGAACGCACGCTCGCCCTGCCGTTCTTCAGCTCGATGACCAAGAGCCAGGTCGACCAGGCGTGCGACGTGCTTCTTGAAGTGCTCGACGACGTGCAACTTCAACGCGAGCGGCTCAGGCCGTAA
- a CDS encoding RsmE family RNA methyltransferase, with translation MATHLPRARAELGDDQLAGDATMLQADVARHLTRSRRLGDGDEIEVFDGTGRSARAKLIVSHETVIAELLEAPTVVRLPSLVMCVAVPKGQRADWLAEKLAELGVTRWVPLVTERSVVNPGHNKLDRWRRLASAAATQSHAPETLDVARPMSLADALAHVGPGAVYTTERDATVSDGATPAIHYIGPEGGWTDRELEAFAAAGCSFATLGPTILRIETAAILAAGLVRFAGD, from the coding sequence GTGGCGACGCACTTGCCGCGAGCCCGGGCAGAACTCGGCGACGATCAGTTGGCCGGCGATGCGACAATGCTACAAGCCGACGTCGCCCGTCACCTCACGCGCTCGCGTCGCCTCGGTGACGGCGACGAGATCGAGGTCTTCGACGGCACGGGTCGATCCGCCAGGGCAAAACTCATCGTCAGCCACGAAACCGTCATCGCCGAGCTGCTCGAAGCGCCGACTGTCGTCCGCCTGCCGTCGCTGGTGATGTGCGTCGCTGTGCCCAAAGGCCAGCGGGCCGACTGGCTGGCGGAGAAGCTGGCGGAACTCGGCGTGACGCGGTGGGTGCCGCTCGTCACCGAACGCTCCGTCGTGAACCCCGGCCACAACAAGCTCGACCGCTGGCGTCGCCTCGCCTCGGCCGCTGCGACGCAGAGCCACGCGCCAGAAACGCTCGACGTTGCCCGGCCGATGTCGCTGGCTGACGCACTCGCCCACGTCGGCCCGGGTGCAGTTTACACGACCGAGCGCGACGCGACTGTCAGCGACGGTGCGACGCCCGCAATCCACTACATCGGCCCCGAAGGCGGCTGGACCGATCGCGAGCTCGAAGCCTTCGCCGCCGCTGGCTGTTCGTTCGCGACGCTCGGCCCGACGATCCTCCGCATCGAAACGGCCGCCATTCTCGCGGCGGGTCTGGTGCGGTTCGCTGGCGATTAA
- a CDS encoding rhodanese-like domain-containing protein — MKVSPLIAAALVAPLGLALVGCDAASNAATVPDVVDMQEERLTTFITPDLLDQLQAELGDDLVLVDARSPDAYASGHLPGAINLPGKTLRTGKAKPGEGDSQYLFLDDAGQPDIARYERLLGDAGISRDKSVVVYGNHAGKGDGTIPAMVLDWLGQERVYFLDGVGIDVWLNAGREVETEPTTLPIAEYVAEARPNFVWNLADVQAALASPESDRPVFYDTRSLGEFDGTTLRSNARGGHIPGAIHADYAEMLDENKQLRPLAEIESILERHGLPDAKAAGRPIVLYCQTATRVSLPYLVLRELGYDHVAIYDASWHEYGNRDDTEIDSPQTNGDTEG; from the coding sequence ATGAAGGTCTCGCCACTCATCGCCGCCGCACTCGTCGCACCGCTCGGACTCGCCCTTGTCGGCTGCGACGCCGCCTCCAACGCAGCGACGGTCCCGGACGTGGTGGACATGCAGGAGGAGCGGCTGACGACGTTCATCACGCCCGATCTGCTCGACCAACTCCAGGCCGAGCTCGGCGACGACCTCGTCCTTGTCGACGCCCGCTCGCCGGACGCCTACGCCTCGGGCCACCTGCCGGGCGCGATCAACCTGCCAGGCAAGACTCTTCGGACCGGCAAGGCCAAACCGGGCGAGGGCGACTCGCAGTACCTCTTCCTCGACGATGCCGGCCAGCCCGACATCGCCCGCTACGAACGCCTCCTCGGCGACGCCGGCATCAGCCGCGACAAATCCGTCGTCGTCTACGGCAACCACGCCGGAAAGGGCGACGGCACCATCCCCGCGATGGTCCTCGACTGGCTCGGCCAGGAGCGCGTCTACTTCCTCGACGGTGTTGGCATCGACGTCTGGCTCAACGCAGGCCGCGAGGTCGAGACCGAGCCGACCACCCTGCCAATCGCGGAATACGTCGCCGAAGCTCGGCCGAACTTCGTGTGGAACCTTGCCGACGTCCAGGCCGCCCTCGCCTCGCCCGAGTCGGATCGCCCGGTCTTCTACGACACCCGCAGCCTTGGCGAGTTCGACGGCACCACCCTCCGCAGCAACGCCCGCGGCGGCCACATCCCGGGTGCCATCCACGCCGACTACGCCGAAATGCTCGACGAGAACAAGCAGCTTCGCCCGCTGGCCGAGATCGAATCCATCCTCGAGCGTCACGGCCTGCCCGACGCCAAGGCCGCCGGCCGGCCGATCGTCCTCTACTGCCAGACGGCCACCCGCGTCTCCCTCCCCTACCTCGTCCTTCGCGAACTCGGCTACGACCACGTCGCCATCTACGACGCGAGCTGGCACGAGTACGGGAATCGGGACGACACCGAAATCGACTCACCGCAGACAAACGGAGACACGGAAGGTTGA
- a CDS encoding FUN14 domain-containing protein produces the protein MPDDTPSEDTAPQPSAKSRGRVIDDLLGLSRWRKGLMTLFTMIAVAGGAMWGHAKVTTPSPESDPAYLQAETMPDGAAGFVGDGASDRTIASSAEVEPELPWHGRLGGWGARLGFSFVAGLLVGVFFRSFLKTMAALTAVAVAAILGLSYFNVLDVDTTILRENYDSAAEWTKGQAGGVKDFVMRFLPSTVASTAGFAVGFLRR, from the coding sequence ATGCCCGACGACACGCCGAGCGAGGACACGGCACCGCAGCCATCGGCCAAGTCGCGCGGCCGAGTCATCGACGATCTGCTGGGCCTGTCGCGGTGGCGCAAGGGCCTGATGACGCTGTTCACGATGATCGCCGTCGCCGGCGGGGCGATGTGGGGGCACGCCAAGGTGACCACGCCCAGCCCCGAGAGCGATCCCGCCTACCTGCAGGCCGAGACAATGCCGGACGGCGCTGCCGGCTTCGTAGGCGATGGTGCGAGCGACCGGACGATCGCCTCGTCCGCCGAAGTCGAGCCCGAGCTGCCGTGGCACGGCCGGCTGGGCGGTTGGGGCGCGAGGCTGGGCTTCAGCTTCGTCGCGGGTCTGCTCGTGGGCGTCTTCTTCCGATCGTTCCTCAAGACCATGGCCGCGCTGACGGCGGTGGCGGTCGCGGCGATCTTGGGGCTGAGCTACTTCAACGTGCTCGACGTCGACACGACGATCCTCCGCGAGAACTACGACTCCGCCGCCGAGTGGACCAAAGGCCAGGCGGGCGGCGTGAAAGACTTTGTGATGCGGTTCCTGCCTAGCACCGTCGCGTCGACCGCGGGATTCGCCGTCGGGTTCCTTCGCCGCTGA